AAACAGCCGTTCTCCCGATGCCCCGGAAACAACAAACCCGCTCTCGGTGCGAGTGACGCCATCCGAACTCCATTCAACAAGATTAAGCGACCATTCGAGGTCCAGTTGAACGTCCTCAGGGACTGGCAAGTTGCTGAGAACGATTTCGCCTGTCGCCAAATCAAAAGTATAAGTCTCTTGTGTTCCGGAAAGATCTCCCCCCAAGGCATATTCTGCAATGAGTTCCATTCCATCCATGTCGTCATCTGAGAACAGGTCTACTCCAATTTGACCATTGGCCAAACGCCAGGCATCCATCGGAACATCAATTACCGTGATCAAAGAAGACTGCCCGGATGCGATCTTGTAGTGAGGATCATCCAACGGCGTAAGGGTAAAACTTTCCGTGCCTTCGGGTAAGCTGTCATCATTTGCCTCAATCATCAGTTGAGTTTCAGTCAAGCCAGCTGCAATATTCACGACTCCTCCATCATATCCTGAAATCTCATCTATTTCAGCCGAGCCGGACCATCGAAGCCTCACCGGAACAGTATAGGAAACAGCGCGATCCAACTGAAGGACCGTCAAACTCCGATCAAGTGAAGACGCCAACTCCGCAGTCTCTGCATCCGGTGTCGCCATAGTCAGAACCGGAAGGCCGTATTGCCCAGTAAAATCGATTTCATTGTCTGACCAACCATCTGGCGTTCCTGTGCCTCCGGACACTCCAACGACTGCATCGTTGGCATCAACCCGGAGATAGCTGAAGCGAATGATATTGGAACCATCATCAAAGATTTCGACCTGCACGGTATTATCATTACCAGCACTAAACTCCGGCACATCCTCATAAGTAATAACTGCGCGATCACCAGCTATGAATTTATAGTAAACCGTGCCGGATTGATTTGGGCTGAGATCATCCCACAGTGGACTCAGTTGTCTTCTTGAAAAGTGCGTAGTAACACTCTCCGTATAAGTTCCGGAGCCAGCCTCAAAAGTAATCAAACCATTGGAACCGATATGAATAGTGGACACACTGGTTCCGCCAATTACCGGAGCCGATGTCCACGCCGGATTCTGCGTCCAAAACGAGTCATCCCGTGGATTTTCCAGGGCATCGTTAGACACATGAGTATAAGGTAATGACGTGATCGTATCCGTCATAACAACGTAATCACTGCCATTCGGGACAAAGGTGATCTGCTTGAAATCAAGATCGACCGTATCTCCTCCAGAGAAAACTTCAGTAGGCACACTATCCGGCGGAACTGGCTCCCACGTCACGCCAACATTCACGGTTCGAGTAAGCGTATTAGGTGTATCCTGTATTTGTATTTCAGCGATGTGTTCACCAATCGACAAAGACGAAACCGCAGGAAGAAAAGAAACACTCAAAGCAATGTTCTCCCCCACACCAAGCGTTCCACTGGAAGGCGTGACATGCAGCCAACTCTGATCCAATGAAGTAGACCAATCAAGTGGCGCTGCCTGATTATTTGTTAAGATAACCGAGTGATTCTGTGGCGCAAGCGGCTCGCCCATAATCCCTGATGACACGACCGAAGAGGAACCAAGCGAAAAGGCTGGAGGAGTTCCGTTGACATCCACAAGTGTCCGTCCATCGGAATCTTCGCTGAAGACAAGCAAATCGGTGGAGCCATCAGGAAGTCCGATCGTCAAAACATCGCCTGCCAGACTCGTCGTCGGCAGAGTTACGCCAGGCTGATATGGAAAAAGTAAAACCTTAAACTTTGGCGAAATTGAGTTCACACTGAACTGGAGCACATTGGAATCATAGTTAGTCAATGCTGTGGTGCTCAATGACGCCGTGATTGTTGTCGGAGTGACACCTGTCGTATCGACTGCCTCCACAATGCGAACAAGGAGTTTTGCACCAGCAGGGTCAGCACTTCGTCCTAGGATTATATCGCGACCACTTTGCGAATCGATCTGCACATCATCAGGAAGTGCCATCTGCCATCGATAGTCGTGCGATGTGTTGTCCTTCTGCACATCGTCAATCATCAATAGATATGGATTCACTCCACGCGCCATCAAGGATGAGCGAAAGACTTTGACAACAGGGTTATAGGGTTGGCGGTGCATGTAGCTTCCAATGTAGCCAATGCCTGTCTCACCATGTATTTTGCTGGGCAACCAACTTGGATCATCCGGCCAGCCGAGATCGCGCGGATCAGAAAGTTCCTGTTCCCAGGGAGCAGGATAACTGGTGCCTGAGTTTGGCCATGGAGGGCTCCATTGCCACGAGTAAGCGTAAGACAGATCACTTGCCGCTTTCACATACTGGCCGTCGTCACTATGCTCCAGAAAGTCCACACTTGCAGCCTTCCAGGGCTGAGCAAGGCCATCAATATGAACAAGAGACTGATATTGACTGTCACGCGCAACATTCCAAGGAGGATTTACCGCCCAAGGTTCGTTCAGAGCAGTCAGGTAAAAGTTTCCTCGGTCTACTTTATCATGCCCAATCATGAAAGCATCAGGGCGCGCATCCAGTTGAAAATAAAGTGCATCCTGCGACCAGTCACTGCGTGTGATTAATTTGCCACGCCGTGGGTAGAACTGTGTCAGCGGCAACCCGGAGCCTTCAAGGGTATTGAGCGTGGAAAATGAGCTGTTCACGTCCAATCCAAACATACAATATTCAGAGACACTTTGAACCTTTATAACATTGGAATGATTGTCTCCAATCACCCAACGCCAGATATAATCAGCAACGGGGTCATTGGGGAGAAAGTATTTCAGTAAAATCAAGCTAGTGGGATAAATGTGCGCAACAGACGTCGGATGATTGCCCAAGTCAGTACCGGATGCACCACCCATGAGGTATCCTCCTTCGCGCGGTTCAATCTGCTGAGCAGTAGCATTGGCAAACTTTTTTAATTTATCTGTAATGAATATATTATCATCTGCGTCATTACGTGCCAGAGCCATCAAACCTCGCATCCCTTCCCGAAACCCAAGGTTCGGCCCATAAGTATCTTCATGGCAAATCCCTTCGGGCGTCAGGCCAATTTCCCAGTAATCAAGGAGTACTTGGCGAATCCTGCTGAAAGAACCGGCATCGAAACCCGTTTCGTCTTTTATGGCCAACAGCATCACAGCCATCTCTCCGTGATAACCGTAGTGATTACTGATCGCACGCCCCTTGGGCATGTTTGCTCCATAAGAATAACGATCTGTTGTAGCAACGGCAAGCGCCGCACGCACGACATCACGCTCTGCATCCGTCATGTCGTTGTAGAGCACATCATAGGATAGCGCCAAACCCGCACCTCCGAATATCCATTGCTCAGTCACGCTCCAATCACCATAGTAGATTGAGTCAATCAGATCATTTCGGTAAAAGACACTTTGCACAGTGGAATAAAAACTACTGCTCACCACATTGGATGCATAGACTCCATCGGCCAGGTCTTTTGCATAGAGGATGATTCGCGCATAATTGGTAATAATCTTGATCATCTGATCCTTCAAAGCATCGTCATCCGTCAGCCAAGCTTCCGTACTCGCAATACCCCAGGATTGATTGCGGCCTTCACTCGCAACAAATGTGCTTTCGATGAAAGTCCAATCCGGAGTCGTCAAATCGATATCGGCCAGAGCATCATAAGTGCTGTTAGCCGCATTAACCGTACTAGTAATTCGTGGTGCTGCCACAGCGGAGTAATATGCTGAACCGGTTCG
The Rubellicoccus peritrichatus DNA segment above includes these coding regions:
- a CDS encoding BACON domain-containing protein, with the protein product MMRLLTPYKKTYKGIFVILLLQVSIHVYGQGTILPGGARDIGLAGAAYEHPRLYFGQSDKAAMLARRTGSAYYSAVAAPRITSTVNAANSTYDALADIDLTTPDWTFIESTFVASEGRNQSWGIASTEAWLTDDDALKDQMIKIITNYARIILYAKDLADGVYASNVVSSSFYSTVQSVFYRNDLIDSIYYGDWSVTEQWIFGGAGLALSYDVLYNDMTDAERDVVRAALAVATTDRYSYGANMPKGRAISNHYGYHGEMAVMLLAIKDETGFDAGSFSRIRQVLLDYWEIGLTPEGICHEDTYGPNLGFREGMRGLMALARNDADDNIFITDKLKKFANATAQQIEPREGGYLMGGASGTDLGNHPTSVAHIYPTSLILLKYFLPNDPVADYIWRWVIGDNHSNVIKVQSVSEYCMFGLDVNSSFSTLNTLEGSGLPLTQFYPRRGKLITRSDWSQDALYFQLDARPDAFMIGHDKVDRGNFYLTALNEPWAVNPPWNVARDSQYQSLVHIDGLAQPWKAASVDFLEHSDDGQYVKAASDLSYAYSWQWSPPWPNSGTSYPAPWEQELSDPRDLGWPDDPSWLPSKIHGETGIGYIGSYMHRQPYNPVVKVFRSSLMARGVNPYLLMIDDVQKDNTSHDYRWQMALPDDVQIDSQSGRDIILGRSADPAGAKLLVRIVEAVDTTGVTPTTITASLSTTALTNYDSNVLQFSVNSISPKFKVLLFPYQPGVTLPTTSLAGDVLTIGLPDGSTDLLVFSEDSDGRTLVDVNGTPPAFSLGSSSVVSSGIMGEPLAPQNHSVILTNNQAAPLDWSTSLDQSWLHVTPSSGTLGVGENIALSVSFLPAVSSLSIGEHIAEIQIQDTPNTLTRTVNVGVTWEPVPPDSVPTEVFSGGDTVDLDFKQITFVPNGSDYVVMTDTITSLPYTHVSNDALENPRDDSFWTQNPAWTSAPVIGGTSVSTIHIGSNGLITFEAGSGTYTESVTTHFSRRQLSPLWDDLSPNQSGTVYYKFIAGDRAVITYEDVPEFSAGNDNTVQVEIFDDGSNIIRFSYLRVDANDAVVGVSGGTGTPDGWSDNEIDFTGQYGLPVLTMATPDAETAELASSLDRSLTVLQLDRAVSYTVPVRLRWSGSAEIDEISGYDGGVVNIAAGLTETQLMIEANDDSLPEGTESFTLTPLDDPHYKIASGQSSLITVIDVPMDAWRLANGQIGVDLFSDDDMDGMELIAEYALGGDLSGTQETYTFDLATGEIVLSNLPVPEDVQLDLEWSLNLVEWSSDGVTRTESGFVVSGASGERLFFRFTVTP